The genomic stretch TTTATCCCTCAGAAATTAGCTGACATGCTAATAACTAGCTGAATGCTAAGGGGCTTTGCGGTGAATGTAACGGTCCTCAGGAGACAGATCACAGCTGGATGGGGTTCTTCTGGTCTTAATCCAGCTGTTACACGTGACATCAGTTTgggatttagttttttgtgtcaCACCGTTCCTGAGAAAAGGGTCTGAAAATGCAGCTAAAACACGAACCCAAAATCATCTAAATATCCAAATCAGAAGCCAACTGGTGGGGTTCAGTCTCCATCCATTCCTTATTTATAGAGAAAGTAAGTTCATGATCATTCCTGAGCCACCAGTGACTCTGGACCTCCATTCACATAAACAATGAATCTAGCTGAACCAGCAGCTTCACCATGGCTGAATCCCAAAAAACCTCCTCTTGAATACAAAGTGCACTGCAAAGGGCGTAGGCGCCATTGTTTTCGCGGCCTATGTAGTGTGCCTACACAGGAAAAGGAACTCGATTTGGGATTCAGCCACTCACCGTTAGCCGAGCAGCTCAGCCAGCGAAAGtcggtttatttttattatctggaaaaaaaaacagcgaggttttgatttttattgttttaaaactcGAACACGGTCATATTCGAATGTAAAACTCAATTCTTAAAAGGAAAGAATAAGATGATTAGGCAGGCTGAGGAGAAAAGGGGAAAGTGCGCTCAGCTTCCCGAGCAGAAAAAATGCAGCGCGTCACCGTcaatggaaaaatgttttttttttgtttttgttttttttaatcatcttcTTCGCTAAAGTTATTCATTGAAAAAATCGTCATCGCCACCAAGCGGCCTGGCGGTATTGTTTAGGTTTTGCTTgctttcttttagtttttttttcctttttatttatttttccatttctttcgtcctttttcattctttatttatttattaatttgtctgttttgtgaCTGGGTGGATGTGGGTTTCCTTTACTACCACTGTTTGTGGATACGGCTGGAAGttgcaaattaaataattatgtaattaattatgCACGAacatataatttcttttttcacgTGATAAATCTGTGAGGCTAATAAGCTaataaattccaaaaacaaCAACTGGTTGATCTTgatcttgattttatttttgttttctggtaCAGCCTTAGCCCATTCTAAAACCAACCAGTGCATAGATGATGCGTGTTATTGCGCTATTTGTCCACAAGGCGGCGAAAAAACACCCATTTTCTAAACCAATTAATGCAGTGAATATTGAAGTAGTGTTGTTGCGCTATTTGTCCACAAGGCGGCGAAACAACACTCGTTCTAATAAAGTCAGTGCGGTGAATGAGTGTTGTTGCGCTATTTGTCCACAAGGCGGCGAAACAACACTCGTTCTAATACAAATCAGTGCGTTGAATGCGTGTTGTTGCGCCATGTGTCCACAAGGCGGCAAAACAACACCCATTTTCTAAACCAATCAGTGCCGTAAATATTGAAGTAGTGTTGTTGCGCTATTTGTCCACAAGGCGGCGAAACAACACCCGTTCTAATACCAGTCAGTGCGTTGAATGCGTGTTGTTGCGCTGTTTGTCCACAAGGCGGCGAAACACCCATTTTCTAAACCAATCAGTGCAGTGAATATTAAAGCAGTGTTGTTGCGCCATTTGTCCACCAAATGGCGCCAAACCCCGAATTTGTTATGCTGCGCTCCAAAATATTGTGACACGAAGAAGAGTCAACACTCTGGCACGTTTCCCAAACCGACACTGATCCTACGTGATAGTGCACTTGAGAGTCGGTAGGGCGCGTTATCTCGTACCCTACGTAGTGTGCATCCGTATTGAGGGTAGCACTATTTGGAATTCAGCCCCAGCCTGCACGGTATGTTTTTGCTGCAGCGTAGTTGTGGTTTAATTCTCGACGTTTTGCGTTGAAAATGTTCTTTTAAAACCCGAAACGATTTCTGGTGAATTTCTTTAGTTTGCACGAACatattgtgtataattatataagaTGCGTCCTGGACAGACGCCATGGGCGTGTGTGTAGCGCTACATGTAATATTTGCTCGtgtctgtaataataataattattatttatttatttatatatagcatTATTTCGCTTAACATCCTGTTTCGCtcgagcgcgcgcgcgtgtgtgtttttacttcACACGTTaaagatgtaaataaaatgtaaataaatttatttgCCGTCACACAGGGCCCAAATGGCACGTTGTACACGTCACAACTCTGTCCGTATGATGTCAGATTGCTGCCGAATAACGTTCGCAAGtcatcgtttccatagtaacggtTCTTTCACACGGAAGTGAAACGGGAGAAATCGTGTGACGTTGTGTCGCTCTTTCCGTTAACATTTCTGGGAAGAATCTCCTGTGTCCCGGAGTCAGAATCGAGCCGAAATGTTTCATTAcagcaaaaatgtcaaataatcgacattgctttttttttttttgtatatcggGGGTCATTcagaatttttttgttatttgcaaTTAAAGAACAACACATgtattttctctatttgtttaatCACGCAGAGTTGTATTCCTCATTCTAATCTCAAAATACCCAAATCTGATCAATAGGCTGTAGTGCTTAATATTTCCAATCTAACATCTGGAATTTGTTTACTGGTCTGAATATGATGCAAAATCACAGCAACATATTCAGAAATCCAGTAGACcatggtgcaggacatgtgtgAGACTCCCGTGCTTAGATGAAGCTCCTGATGGTTTATCAGTTTTTCAACATCTGGATTGTTTGGCGGAACCACACCCACATTACTCAAAGCAAAAACAATGAGATGGAAGAAACTTGGgtgtattttacatattttacatttagagcaaaaaatttgtttaaacataattggatattttttctcattttcaaaacaatgaaCCAATGAACGCGGTCGTTTCCGGCTCCTCTGCAGCTAGAAAAAGTAGGACGTGTCCTTTAATAAATCTATGCGTGATTGATTTCTAGAGCAGCTGCACCACAGAGGGTTGATTTCAGCAGTGCTTTGGGATTTGCTCCGTGGCGTTGAATAGTTCTAATTCCATAACATggttattgttctttttttttccggtGTTATATCAGACGAGTAAAATTGCCTGTAAATAAGTTTCATGTTACTAAGCTAGCTTCAGTTTGAGAATTAACCTACGATCTTGTCTTCACTACTTCAGTCCTGTTCAGCGAGGTGTAAAGATGGTGGACCAGCGAGCTCTGAAGAATCCCTACTTGGATTTTAATGGACTTGAGAACTCACAGGATCTGTTCGACTCTCATGGCAAAGTGAGTTCAACACAAGTCTGTAAATGACGGGATGAATATTGAACACAAACTTCTAAGTggtaatttttttccattcctAGCTCACGCCCACTTTTGCCGGTCGTATTACCGGTAAAATTAAAGAGCTGCTGGCCGTGATGGAGAACGGGCTGAAGACGGCGGATCCGAACGACTGCACAGGATACACGGGCTGGGCAGGTTCGAGATGTTCAAATATCTCCGTGTCATGATTTATCAAATTTAGACTGTGtcaaaaaacattcaaaaaacttgaaattatatatatatatatatatatatatatatatatatatatattttttttttttttttttatttttttttaatagccatcattaaaaattttattgtataatttgaatcaaaaacatttttggaatttaacttttattattaaaatataatgttgCTATGAGAATCAATTGGAATGaagttataatttttattaaattgattaaagcTAATTAGATAAAGATTTCACCATACAATTCTTTGAACCAATTTTTTACCAAGGGCACCAATTTTTGTAGATTCGTCTGCACATTTATACGACTTAAAGCAGCCGTTATGCCGTTGTTTACTATTCTAGGCATCGCCGTGCTCTACCTGCATCTTCACTCAGTCTTCGGTGACCGTGCGTTCCTCCAGAGGGCGCTAGAGTACGTGGACCGCAGCCTCAGGAGTTTAAACCAGAGATGGGTGACTTTTCTGTGCGGAGACGCCGGGCCGCTCGCCGTGGCAGCCGTTATTTATCACCGCTTGCAGAGGACCCAGGAATCAGAAAACTGCATCGACAGGTTTACGATCACGTTCTTTTCGATTGTCCCAGAAGGTTTCAGAGGGGGTTTGGCTTCACGTTTGTGATGTTGTGTTTGCACATCTGCGTCCCAGGTTGATGGAGTCACACAGATCAGTAGTGAAAGGGTCAGGTGGCCTCCCGAACGAGCTGCTGTACGGCCGTGTGGGCTACCTCTTCTCCCTCATCTTCATCAACCAGCAGTTCCAGCAGGAGAAGATCCCTGCACAGTACATTCAGCAGGTCAGTGGGAGGTCTAGTCAGATTTGACCTTActactaaaaataaacatgtgcAATGACACAGTTCATGTCGTTTTTGAACATGAACTTAAGGTACGCATaattggtggtgttggtgtgttaatttttttttgtgtgagcaGTGGTATTAAGGATACCTGCCAGGTATCCTTAATACCACTATATAGGATTaaggaaatctgccagaccttcactttcCCCAACAACgtctacacaacacagccagtAATCCACTACTCCTTTGTTGTCAAGCTTtacaaccttaacagaagataagacactgcaagtcatccaatcttgcaatcccaccacctgtcctctggatccaatcccttcaactatgcttcagaccatcacaccagatctcctgcccttcatctccacaatcatcaatgggtccttaacatctggctaactaccttcaagcaagcaaaggtcattcccatcttaaagaaacctgctctggaaccatcagacatcaacaactatagaccggtatcacttctctcctttgtTTGCTAAATCTCttgaacgcactgtttttaaccaactgtctgtctgtctctcacagaacaatCTTCATgatcaaagcggcacattccacagagacggcccttttggctgtttctgagaaattgcatgctgctcgatcagccaagctgtcatctgttcttatcttcctggaccttttaGCAgtatttgacacagtcaacaacaagactctcttgtctaccctcaggagcctCAGTATCTGctgaacagcatgggaatggtttgcttcctacctggaaggtcactcataccaggtaacatggaggggatccacatctgccccgtgcagactcaccactggtgactcaccacaaggctcggtacttggtcccctccttttctccctctatctatctatcgtccactgcaaatgatccaaaacacagctgcacgacttgtgttcaatctgcccaagttctcccacaccaccccactgctgcgctcccttcactggcttccagtagctgcacgtatcagattcaaaacactgatgtttgcctacaaggccaaaatggaccagcggcatcttacctcagagacctcatcacatctcgcactgcaccacgctgtctgagatccttcagcactgctcgactggtaccaccttctctcagaatgagaggtaagtatacttcaaggctcttctctgttctggcaccgaggtggtggaatgaacttcccctagatgtccgtacagcagagtccccgactatcttcaagcgacggttgaggacctacctcttcctgaaacacttaaattagcacttttcaagtttgctttgtagaattaaagagttatatttatattaagtttgtaatctggtgtaccagtgtagatttattcattaatagagaCTCTAAGCACTTTTGtgcgtcgctctggataagggcgtctgctaaatgccgcaaatttGAATGTAAATGGTATCAAGTGTAAATGCACAATTTTTTCCGGTTCTACTCACTGTGTTAATGGTGCTGTCTTACCATAGGTTTATTATACAGCCGCTACCTTCTTGTGGCTTTATGAGGAAGGGGACGATCTAGTAACCCAGATACCATAGCTCAGCTCGACCTAGATACAATTTTCTTGCATGAGCAGATTCTGATTCCAGTTCCAATTTTTTTGTATCATTTAATGGTATTCGGTGCACAGTGATAAACTGGTGAATCAACCAGAGTGTTTTTCTACCAACAGGCTTCCGATAAACCAACATAAAGAGTTAACCGAACTCTCTGACGATATCTTGCTCAGAAAGTCTACTTATGTAATGGATTATAATCCCTACCAGGTGGCGTTCCACCATTCTTGCACCATTGGGCCCAAGCATACAGGATTGAGAGATAACAAGCGTTTTATCTAACCTCGATTTATGGAAAGTTGTTACTTAATGATGAAGTAAGAATAGGTCTTGACAGTGTTCTGACTTGTGGTccgtgtttgttttgtgtagatctgtgatgctgtgttGGCGTCGGGTCAGAATCTGGCTCAGAGGATGAGGGTGGAGCATCAGACTCCACTCATGTACGAGTGGTACCAGGAGCAGTATGTGGGTGCCGCTCACGGCCTTTCAGGCATCTATTACTATCTCATGCAGGTACAATTTAAAATGGAGGCATATGTTCTGGCAAAAcctagatttatatatatatatttaagcagTTCCATTTGTTTCCCTGTAGCCTGGTTTCATCTCCAACCACAGCCTCATGACAGCCCTCGTGAAGCCCAGCGTTGATTATGTGTGCTATCTGAAGTTCCCATCAGGTAATTACCCCCCATGTGTCGGCGACTCCCGTGATCTCCTGGTTCACTGGTGCCACGGCTCTCCTGGAGTTATCTACATGCTTCTGCAGGCCTACAAGGTACaatcaaaagaaacaaaaccatAGAGAACTTGTTTATGCCCTGATTAATCCTGACTAACTGAACACCTGTTTCACCAGTTGAATATTAAATACCTCTTAGGAGATCAGTTGTAGTTTATGTAGGGaatgtgttaatttttttcGACCAGCAcaatataatatgtattatatacttGTTTCTTTCCTAACCGGAAGGTGTTTGGGGAGCAGCATTACCTGCATGAAGCCATGCAGTGTGGTGAAGTGATCTGGCAAAGGGGTCTCTTAAAGAAAGGTTACGGCTTGTGTCACGGAGCAGCAGGAAACGCCTACGCCTTTCTGGCTCTCTTCAAACTCACCCAGGAGGCCAAGTACCTCTACAGGGCCTGCATGGTAGCACATATATCGAAATATtgcataaataatataaactgttgtcttttattttccttagtTAGCGAAAGCTGTATCACTAATCCAAACGTCGAGGCATGATGGGAAATAGTGTCTGGTTATGATATGTATGTCTCGGTTGTTAGTTTGCAGATTGGTGCATGAACTATGGGAAACATGGCTGCCGCACCCCAGAcactcctttctctctttttgaaGGTACTgcatagaaataataataataacaataaaggcATACTATTTTCATGAATTCTGTGATAATGAATTTTACCATTTTAAATCCATTGAATCTATAATGTAAAAGTATGTGCAATTTTGTGCAATTTCAAAATTCAGTACGAATTTATCTTTCATTAATTTCTTCCTCTTTATTGCAGGAATGGCCGGAACCATTTACTTCCTGGCTGATCTCCTGCAGCCGACGATAGCCAAGTTTCCAGCTTTCGAGGTGTAAAggtgaataaaaaatgatatatcTGATGAATAAATCCAACTTTTGAGCCAGCaacattttatgtattaaaaacttaagaTGAAAGAATATTTCATGAATGCAGGTAATTTAGAATGTGAGCTATAATTGTGTATAAAGCAAGTGGGCGGGGCTAAGTGTTCGTCTTTAATGTTTAGCTGTATCCAAATGAAAATCCATATTTGAATAGTTTGTGCACATGAGGACGTTGACCCTGATTTGTTGTGTTCTGCTGTGTTGCATTCCAGGTTCACTGCTACACAACGTCGCAGCATAATCAGCGGCAACCTGGGGTTTTTCTCCAGAAAAGGAAAcgcacactaatacacacacacacacacacacacacacacacacgttgttgTTGCTCCCCATGCTGTAGGGAATTGCGCATGCCTATTGTACGGTCCTACTCGCTGTCCATGTTCATGTTTCAGGGTTATCTCCTTTTTGAAAATGAACATTGTAAACTTTTTAGTCAGGAAGTGGTGAGCTAAATCTGTGCACTATAACTGCGCATGAAATCCTTTGCATTTTGCATTAGCTTTGGTGAATTATCGATTATTAGTCAAGAAATAGGAATgtgatatttttgtattttgtcccAGCATTTGCTTTTTCTATTACAGTGAGCTGTTTAGCAGTTATGATGTTAGGCACTTGTACTGCACTTTAAGTTAAATTTGTCattatttctttagtttatgCAAGTTTATTCTTCAAGTCTTACTAGTAACTGATCAATATAGATCTTGTCTCTTGAAAGGAAGTAACACTGGGTGTTTTTTcttcagtaaaatacatttctgctcccgaaataaaagctaaataaagaTGATCATGATGGACTAGTCATTTTTATGTCTTTAAAGGAGAACGCGGATCAGCTATAACGTTAAAACTCCTGACCGGTGACCCTCAACGTTTAGCCAGGAAAATAGCTGCCCAAGGTTTGTTGATATTGCTGGGGCTCACCTTCCTGTCTTGATCCATAGAGGCCCCTCCATGCACTTTACAGGAATCTCCTTAAAGGTCTAATAGGGTTCAGGGGTCTTAGTGTCAGTGTATAGGCAGATGGTTTTAAAGTTAAGGATGATGAATATTGTTGTATAAACCCCAGTTTCATAAGGTATTCTATTtgttaatgaaaaatatttgaatatttaattacataaattacAATGGTTTTTTGTAAGATATAAAGccatgtaaaaatattaaacacttgaatcaaatttaaaaagaagaacacaatcgtataaaataaaaaatacccaAACACACAGGTGTGATTACATGATGCAGAGAACAGGAGTAAAAATTCTGCTGCCAAATCCAAATAAGGCTGCTACTAATACACAACACTTCTACAGCTTTTTTTATACCACGATCTGAGATCTGTCTTGCTTTACAACTGTAAGAGTGTAAAACCCCATCGGCCAGCTGATGAAGCTGATCCCGGATCAGTTTTAAGTGTAAGGAGTAACCCAAGCTGGTGTGAGGCATCTTTTTACGATCCGTGGTCTGCTGCTAGGGCACATGGGTAGGGTGTAAAACATTTAGGACCCTTGGGAAGTCTCAGAGTGTAAGAAATTGACACCTCTTGACTGAGAGGAACTAAAGATAGATCTTGCAGAGGACTGTTGTAAAGTGTACAAGAATCTAACAAGAGTCCTAATAGCTTTAATGGCTACTTTTGAAACAAATTCCTAAACATGGATTGAAATATAACAGGCAACCTGCAGCTTTGGATATTTTGTAATTCTCCTAGCACACCTATAAAGGGAAAGGTTTTAAAGTAAGCACATGCCCCCTGTAGGAAAAGACAGATCAGACTGCatactaaatatacacacaggtTCCATGAAGCAGGTCCACCATATATACAAGAACTGCTCTATGgagtaaatattaataatgtttatttaataagtCTGTCCAGGTTACTCTTGATGGCCCCTGATAGGCAGGTGAAATATAAGTGGTGAAACCCAAGAACATCTTTAAGAACATGATTTTCTTggggtttttgttgttgttttttttcttttccaatttTGTATGATAAGATTTCAGATCCATCATTCAGTCTCAGTTTCTTTAATGGCTTGGGATCTGGAATGTCACCTGTACCTCTAAACTTTTCGAGAACCTTTTAGTTATTCATGAAGTACCGGACAAACTAGGTATTTATTGAATTCTTTCCAAAAGCAATATTCCTTGAAGTGCTAAGCATCGTTCAGTTAACTAAGAAACATCATCTCATACAGATAATTAGTCGAATTTTATATTAGAACATGTGAAAGACATCCCAAATTAAGGATTAATAAAAGAATCCAAAACTTGTTAAATGTCCAGGGCTTCATTGTGCAACAATATGTGGTTAAAGGAAGACTtctggcaaaaaataaataaaattcatcaACAACTGCTTGGACATGTGGTGTTTGCTGTGATAGTTTTGCACTGAAGGTATGACACAACTGTATCATTTCCAGTTCATACTTTGTGCATAGATTTGTTCTTTTGTCTCTACTTTCCCTCCAGCTGAGATCCCTCATTGAAACTTGCATATGATTCCAAGAGTCCAAATCAAGTTTGGCAACCTTCCTGAAATGTGAGAACTTGAGTCATCTTGTGGCTAAAGATAAATAAGATAAAGTAAGATAAATTAATACATACAACGATTGGCAGCGATAAAGGCCAAGCGCTTTTCTCTGTGATTGACTAttatagaggccacacctcctcatGAGCATGACAAGCATAGATGATGCACTACCTTAAATGGTTCCAACaggcacaaaggccacaccttcatCACTGAGACTGTCACGCATAGACACCATACCACCTTCACTTAGACTGACAAGCATAGAGGCTACATTTTCTTCACCTGGACTGACAGGCATAGATGTTACCCTTTCTTAGATGGGACTGACcggcacaaaggccacaccttcttcactggTACTGACCAGCATAGAGACCACACCTTCTTCTCTGTCCTTTAAAATCCCCATGTGTCCTAGTGTTATAAAACTTGACACATGTTAGTTTGGTGAGAAGACAGACAGGGATTAGGAATCATGTTTAAGAACTTATTTACAAGCCCAGATATGCATGGTGATGAAGGAGTCTCCGGTGAGCAAGCAACGACTTCCAACAACAGTTACAGGAATTCATAAACAGTTTGACTGTTCAGCTTATAGATTGACTGACTGCACACTAGAGGCCTGTTAATGCACTGGTATTCTTTGTTGTGAAGTTGTGTTTCTGAATTTGCACATCGTTCTTTGGTATACACGAGTTCTAGACTGCCCacctctctttaaaaaaaattatttaaataatttgctgGATTAGAGCTTTCTAATTGACTGCCGTCTTTATCTCTGAATGTCGGCCTCCTCCTGATAGAACACAAACTTATTTATGTATTACAAGATACTGTGCATAATCCGTTCATGCTACGGTAGCTTGATACCCTGCTAACCTGCTACTTGTTATAATGTTTgctagcgttttttttttcttcttttaacaatATACTACTTAGTTTTTTCTCATTGAACTTGGTTAGCTTCTGTAGTTATATTTAGCTAAATCCACAGCTAGTTTTAGAGCAAGCGATGTAGACAGCTAGGCTAGAATTGCTAAATCAGCATGCGCGCTTGTCTATAAATAGACTTGAATTttctgtaacaaaaaaaaaaactttttgattTTTTCATCCTGTTTATATAATGTTCTGTTAACTGTGATATTGGGTTTGGATAATATAATGTCATATCATAAAATCTAATCTAGATTACAATTATGTTCAATAATAGTAATTTGGGTtgataattaaatgaattaaaatatccCCCAAAAAGAAACAGCTCATAGTATCCAACCCAAGTAAACAGTTTCTGTGTTTTAGCTCTTTATATAACCATAAGAGGCTAAGCATCACAAGTTAAAAATATCACTGATCCTATTTGCATTAAATACTCAATTTTGGTGCACAACTCATCCACTGATGAGCAGTCAGTTCTTCCagtttgtatgtatattatgAATCAATTTAATGCTGACCAAAACTCGAGACTGTCTCCAAAAAAATGGCCCACAGAGTAAATCTAAAAATACCCAAGTGCCCTAGAGGAGGGCGCGTCTCGAGCATTCAGCTTGCCCTAAGAAAGTTAAAGAAAGTCATGGAGCGTCAACCGATCCTCCCTGTGACATCAGCGGCCCAGCTTAAATAAGAAGGCCTCGAACCCAGCGATCAGGACCACTCTCCTGGGACTACGGCTTCTTCACTTGTGCCCCTTCTCCCCTCCATCTAAACTGCATCATGGTGTGTACTTGGGAatatttcttgctttctttcttttactctctctctttattttggTGCAGAAACCCGTCTTTTCGATCTCTGGGCACAAATCTGGGATTACGTTTGCCAGTGGATGCTGGTGATAAAGGGATTTTTTTCCAAAGGGTTTTTGAAACAAAGCAGTGAGcatttagtgtaaaaaaaaaaatttataaagtgtacactgagattttttttaaataagcatacaattattttttaataaaatccagtatttatataaaaaagcaaacctttgtgtttagttttagcaacgtttatgtatttattaacctttttttagTCATGTAACAGAGAATGACTTTGTATTTGAATTTTCCAGACTGATTTCACAGCTGACCAGATTGAGGGTGAGTATACAAATGTTGTGTATAAATACTTTAaagttgtatatatttattagtacaTTCTTAAATGATCTTAAATCTGGAAAAATAGTGCTGATTGGAGcatttatgtatgtaaatatacatttttgaaacCAGGTGTACATTTAGTGTTACAGATTTTCCTGGGCTCTGTTTCAGACTCTtagtttattttcattcatcaaAACCGACTCGCATAACAGGCGACTTTTGAAGGgttcattattaatatattaattattcattt from Silurus meridionalis isolate SWU-2019-XX chromosome 24, ASM1480568v1, whole genome shotgun sequence encodes the following:
- the lancl1 gene encoding glutathione S-transferase LANCL1, coding for MVDQRALKNPYLDFNGLENSQDLFDSHGKLTPTFAGRITGKIKELLAVMENGLKTADPNDCTGYTGWAGIAVLYLHLHSVFGDRAFLQRALEYVDRSLRSLNQRWVTFLCGDAGPLAVAAVIYHRLQRTQESENCIDRLMESHRSVVKGSGGLPNELLYGRVGYLFSLIFINQQFQQEKIPAQYIQQICDAVLASGQNLAQRMRVEHQTPLMYEWYQEQYVGAAHGLSGIYYYLMQPGFISNHSLMTALVKPSVDYVCYLKFPSGNYPPCVGDSRDLLVHWCHGSPGVIYMLLQAYKVFGEQHYLHEAMQCGEVIWQRGLLKKGYGLCHGAAGNAYAFLALFKLTQEAKYLYRACMFADWCMNYGKHGCRTPDTPFSLFEGMAGTIYFLADLLQPTIAKFPAFEV